From the genome of Candidatus Omnitrophota bacterium:
CGAGAATTTGCCTTATTCGGCCGGGATCGCCAATAAAGATGTTGGGAGCCTGCGCTCCGTAATGGACGATCAACTCCACGTTCTTTTGGATGGCGGGTAAGCGAAATAGATTAATTACCTCCTCCACAACCTTTTCCAGATCGAAAGGCGTCGATTCCAAAGACAATTTTCCGGCTTCGATTTTGGAAAAATCAAGAATGTCGTTGATGATCGTCATCAACGATTCCATGGAAGCAAGAATTTTGGAGGCGTATTCCTTTTGCGCTTCGTTGAGCGGCGTCTCCAATAAAAGTTCCGTCATTCCTATAATCCCGTTCATAGGCGTGCGTATTTCATGGCTCATATTGGCGAGAAAGTCGCTTTTGGCGCGGGTGGCTTCCTCAGCTTTTTCTTTCGCTTGTTTTAAGAAAGCTTCCATTTCTTTGCGTTCTGTGATTTCCTCCTTAACGGAAAGAAAATGCGTGATTTCGCCTAGCGAATTCCGGAAAGGCGAAATCGAGGCATCCACCCAATAGAGTTCGCCGTTCTTCTTTTTATTGCAAATTTCTCCCCGCCAATCGTTGCCGGATAAGATCGTCGACCACAGTTCTTCGTAAAATTCGCGGGAATGAACGCCGGATTTCAATAGGCGGGGATTTTGTCCTATGATTTCACGCGGATCATAGCCGGTTAATCGGAAAAACTTGGGATTGGCGTATTCGATGTTTCCCTTTATATCGGTAATAACCAAGGCGGCCGGGCTTTGTTCTACGGCGCGGGAAAGTATGCCTACTTCTTCCTCCGCTTTTTTCCGCTCGGTAATGTCGTGGGCGTATAGACGAACCGAATTGAATTCCGGCGTGAAATGAAAGATTCCGCTGAAGGTCAGACCATTGATTCGTATTTCCCGTTGAAACTGCGTAGCAGATCCTTCTGCGAAAGCCGTCAATATCTCCTTAATATCCGAAGGGAAAAAGGCGCGAGGATCGGTTAAATTCCATCGCGCCAATATGGATTTCGCCGACTTGTTGATGTAAAGGATTTCTCCTTCACGGTCGAATTCCACAACGGGATTGGGATTCAATTCGGGAAAAGACGACAGATGGCGTATTTCGGCTTCCGCTTCTCTTCGCTCCAACTCGCTGGCGGCGTACACGGCGATCGACTTGAGCATCGATTCCGCCGGTTTGGGATTCGCAAACGGTTGGCGTCCGATGACGGCGATCAAACCGATCGGCTTTCCTTCGCAGCTCCAAAGAGTGGTTCCTACATAACTTTCAGCCCCCAATTCCTGGAGCGCCGCATCCTTGGGAAATAAATGGCGTACATCTTTGGGATAGCAACATATTGTTTTCCCCGCCACTTCATCGCAGGGAGTATCTTTCAAGGTATAAGATACGTTATCCTCGATGCGGCCATCGCAGTAGATGGCTACTGTCTGCGCAGACAAGCAATCTCCCGACAAGCGATTGATGCAGACATAATCCATGTTCATCGTTTCGGCTAAGTAACGCGCCAACGCTTCGAAGAAATCTTCGCCCGAAGCCGACAATCCCAATTGCAGGAGAAACGATTGCGCATTTTCGATCAGCTTGCGCTCGGTAATATCCTGTACGATGCCAATAGACCGGATTGCTTGTCCTTGTTGATCGTATTCGGTTTGACAGGATTCGTTCACCCACTTGATCTGTCCATCCTTCATTAGCAAACGATGCGTGATTTCGTAGGGAGTCTTGTTTTTCACCGATTCGATATAGGCCCGATTGACTATTTCGCGATCATCGGGGTGGATAGCTTCCAAAAACGCCTCATAGGAAGCGCCGAATATCACTGGATCGATTCCAAAAATCTCAAAAATGCTTTCCGACCATTGCAGCCGGTTGTTAACGAGGTCCAACTCCCATCGGCCCAGCCGGGCGATTCTTTGCGCTGCCTTTAAATTCGCCTCGCTTTCGCGCAACGCAACTTCCGCCCGCTTCCGCTCGGTGATATCTATGCCATATTCGATCATCTGGCAGACTTCGCCTCCCTCGTCGATAATCGGGAAAGCGTGAATCTCAATATAAAAAGGATCGCCGTTGGCGTCATAGTGGATATGTTCGCTCTGGACCGGCATCTTTGTCCGTATTACTTCGGCGAGCGGGCACTTGTACTCTTTCGTGTTACATGGCTCGTTGCGTTTATGCGTGAACATGTAGCATTTCGATCCAACTTGAGCGTTGCGGTAAATCCTCGCCGCGGAATTCGCCAGCACGACCGAGTAATCGCGCGCATCGATAACGAAGAAAGGATGATTAAGAGCTTCGATGGTATTTTCTAGTAAATCCTTCTGTTCGCGCAGCGCTCTTTCCGTTCGTACGCGATCGGAAATTTCCCGGTGCAATTGTTCGTTGGCGCGCGAAATCTCGCTCGTGCGTTCTTGTACCAATTCCTCAAGATGGTCGTGGTGTTTTTGCAATTCCTCTATCGCAAGATCACGTTCCCGGGATCGCTTAATCAAACTTCGCGCGCTCAAACTGATCCCGCCGATTCCCAACGCCCAGAGCAATCCCAACGATAAGAGGGTGGAATAGATTCCATCCCACATGTTTTTTAATAGCGGCGACATAGGCAATGAAATACTGATTCCGCCCCGCAAATCTCCGGCCTTGGACACTTGGCCGCTGTGACATTTGAGACAGCCTGCATCCGCGTATAAAGGCCGCATCAGCCGCAAGTAAGGCTGACCGTTAATTTCCGTAAACTCGGTTAATTCCTTTGCTCCCTGCGCGAATGCTAGAAGCGCCTCCCGTTCCCAATCGTCGGGCGCATTTTGGGGCCGTAGAAGATTAAGACTGGTAAGATGACCTGCAATTCCGTACAAATCCGAATATTCTTGCTTCATTTGGCGCATCACATAAGCGGGATTCATAAGAGTGAGACGTTTCCCCGATGGCGTCTCGATATCTCGCTCGGTGATATGGTTTAAGTAAGGATTCGGAGGCGTATGTTCGTCGATTGGAACATATGCTCCGCCATGGCGGGCGACCCACCTTCGAACGGCTTCGTCTTTGTTGAAGTGAACGCGGGCTTCCATCAACGCGATGGATCGAACATCTTTGAAATCATGGTAAATAAGATAGGCCAATTGAACAGTAACAACCAAAGTCCAGACTAGATACATCGCCCACTTGAAGCGAACGATCCAGCTTGAATGAGTCCTAGAAGAGCCTTCCGGATTTCGAGGGATCAAAGTTAGCGGCGGTTGACTCTCCAGCCGATTCGATATCTCGTTTTGCCCAATCATTTGGCCTTCCATAACGAGCCTCCCACCCACAATTTGCAGGCTAATGCAAATAGAAACCGATGTATTTCAGATGATTTGCAGGGAACGATCCCCAAAGCGCCCCTAGCGGCGCTCGGACCATCCAATTAAAGTTGTCTAAGGGGATAATAGATATTTTACGCGTTCTCCATCTAATACTAATCTGCATTGAGGTTGTCGCTTTTCAAATTCCTCCCCCAAGATTGGGAGAGGTTAGGTGAGGGTTGATATTATTAGACTTATTATTCCCTCACCCTAACCCTCTCCCAGAGGGCGAGGGAATATATAAGCAATAATCCTAACGCATACTGGTATAAGTTGATTTAAACGAATATGTTGAATGAATTGATCTTTAAAGCGAGCGGGAAATGGCCGCGATATTCGAATGATCGGTTTTCCTTATTCCAATCCTATTCTCACACCCTCTAGGTTATACTAAACCAAAAAGTTGGATAAATGATTCGAGATCGGCGCAATAGGGCAGGCTTTCACCGAAAGGCCAACGGAAAACTATCATAATCCTTTGAATTTTATTAAATAACAACTTTCCATTTAATGCTGTTTATAGGATTAATTTATTGGATTTTACATTCCTATTAAGTATAATGAATGCTTGGACTAATGACAAATATTTAATGGTTTTTTACCTATCTATTGTAATCTTTCTTTATTTTATATATATCATTTAACCGGATCATTAAGTTAATATGATTTGGTTTGGATTTTGTTAACGTTATGTGGAATGAAGGAAATTCAAAGCAGGAATTATACTATTCAAAGCGCGTTGCAAGTGATAAAATACTCCCACCGCGCGCATCTTGCGATGCGCGCGGAACGTTTCCAGCCATGCCAGCAGGTCTTTTTTCCAGCGTAATGCCGCAGACTATTCGCCGCTTCGTCTTAACTTGATTTCGCCGCAGCAACGATGATCATCCACGACACGCCAAAGCGGTCGGCGACCATGCCAAATTTCGGCGAGAAGAATGTTTGAATTAAGGGCATTTGAATTTGACCGCCTTCGCTAAGTGCAGCGAATAACGTATCCGCTTTTACCGCATCGGGTACCGTAATAGACAATGAAAAACCATGAAAACTCGGCTCCTCCTGGCATCGACCATCCGACGCCATCAAAGTAGTCTCTCCGATTCGGAAACTCGAATGCATCACTTTGTCCGGCGCTCCCGACTGACGCATGGCGGGATCGGGACTCTCCTTAAACCGCATCATCATCAAAATTTCGGCGTCTAAAACGTTACGATAGAATTCCAGCGCTTCCTCGCATCGGCCATCAAAGAACAAGTAAGGTTGAACGTTCATGTTTTTCTCCAATTTCTTATAAAAAAATGACTTGCCCAAATTGTAGGTTTATTCGCGATTCTAAAGAGCGGCAAGGATCCAAGGATATTGGCCTTTTGCATTTCGCTAATAGATAAGTCAATTTGAATCATATATTTATCTTACACGTTCGTCCATCATCCATGCGTCTATCGCAACATAGATCGGCGGCATGGATTTCAATGCGCATCCCTCTTGATATTCGTATGGTTACGATTTGCGTTCTTCGATTTTCGCCATCGCGATAAAATCATGTCGAACCGTGATTGGCAAGTCGGCGGATATAGAAGCAATGTGCATGCACAAAGCGAAGCGGCCCGCTATGCCATGCAGCTCAAGGTAGGTGGTGCTGGGGATGGGAACGTCTATCTTTTTCTACGCCGGGATGAAAAATATCCTTTATAGCGTTTTCAGATGATCTCTGACTTCATCCAATTCCAATTGCAACTTTTTCGGGATATCGTCGTATTTTTCCACGGCGTCGATGTATTTCTGATAGTAGGCTTTCGCTTGGGGAATATCTTTTTGATCTTCGAATATGACGCCGATATTGAAAAACAATTCGGGTTGTCCGCAACCGGCGGCTTCCGCTTTTTCGAATAGTTTCATGCCCTCTTTCCATTTACCTTGCAGGCATTCCATCGTACCCATGTTATAATAATCAAGGGGGTCTTTGCCTTTCCAACCCATCTCGCTCTTCAAGGCGAAGGTCTCTTCCGGCGGCAGACTGTAAAGAAGCGTCAAACCATAGCGCGAAAAGGCGTATTCCCGATTTTCTTTCATTAATTCCAGAAATCGTCCGATTTCATATTCGTAAATCGTGGTTCTCGCTTCTTTCGCTTGAGTCATGCCGCAATCCGCCTTTCGGGCTTGTAAATAATCTAAAGAAAACAATCATAACGGCTTAACCGGGAAAAACAAGGCATAAAAGCAAATGATGAGTGATGAATGATGAGTAAAATCGTATAATTTATCTCTTATCTTATTGACCCCTATGAATAAGGAGTAGAAAATTAGTTCGAACCAAGCCATTTGACCAACTCTCGAATTCGGAGGAAGAATTTGAATCGTCCCGCGGCGAACGCGCCTTCCGTTTATCTATCCGTCATCCTGCCCGTTTACAACGAGGCGGAAAACCTAAAGCCGCTGCACGAGGCGTTGACAGGAGCATTGGACGGTTTGAATCGTCCGTACGAAATCGTCTATTGCGACGACGGCAGCGACGACGCTTCCGCCGCCGTTTTGCGGGAGCTGGCCGCCGGGAATCCCAAAATGAAAGTTATCGTCCTGCGGCGCAATTTCGGGCAGACCGCCGCCATCGCGGCGGGAATCGACGCCGCGCAGGGGGAGATTCTTATTCTTATGGACGCCGATTTTCAGAACGATCCGCGCGACATCCCCAAACTGCTTGCCCGCCTGGAGGAAGGATACGACATCGTCAGCGGCTGGCGCAGGCGGAGGCGCGATCCCTATTTGACGAAGGTTCTGCCTTCCCGCGCCGCCAACTGGTTTATTTCCCTCCTCACCGGCGTGAAATTGCACGATCACGGCTGCACGTTGAAAGCTTACCGCCGCGAAGCTCTCAGCCCGGTTTCTTTGTATGGCGAGATGCACCGGTTCATTACCCTCTACGGTTATTGGCAGGGGGCGAAGGTGGGTGAAGTGGAAGTGGAGCACCATCGGCGGACGCGAGGCAAGTCGAAATATTCCATTATCAAAACATTTAAAGTGCTGCTGGATTTGCCGCTTCTCGTTCTATTGGGGAGTTACCTCACCCGGCCTATGCACTTTTTCGGCGCCATCGGCCTATTCTTCCAATCCGCCGCCGGGATTTGCGCCCTCGACGTGTTGTATGAAAAATATATTGAGCATGACAAAGCTAGCAACAATCCGTTATTGCTCTTAGCCGTATTCTTCGCGCTGGTGGGCGTCCAGATCATCATGATCGGCTTATTGGCGGAATTGATTACCCGCGTCTATCACGAAAGCAGGGGAAAGAAAACTTATGTCATACGAGAAACGATCAATCTGCCTTTCACCGACGAGGACAGAACATAAGTTCTTGCTTTTCCATAGGATAATGGTGGGCTACGCTTCGCTTTGAGCCCACCCTGCGATTCTTTGAGCCCACCCTACATAAGTACTTATTCTTTTTCATCATTCATCATTCATCACTCATCATTTCGCTCATAATCCCTTATCGCCTTAAAGATGGAAATATTTCAAATCTACATCGCAGAGCATCTTGGTAATGTAGGAAATTTGCCCTAAGTGCTGGGCGAAATGCTCGACGACGTGATAGACAACCGTAAGGTTGGTTTCAGCGAATCCCTGCACTGTCTTTTTTTCCAACAGCCGGGAAAGATCGAATCTTGCCAGCGTTTCGTCGACTTCCTTGAGCGTCCCTTCCAGTTTCGCCAGCAATTGCGCTTTGGGGATGGGGCTGCGTTCGGCGAATTCTTGGGGACGATTGCGGACATCCTCCACGCCGCCGAGGCCGTGGATAATCCATTGGCGCAGATTTCCGCAGAGATGAAGCAGGATATTTCCCACGGAATTGCTATGCTCATTAGGCCTGCGCCATACATCCTCTTCGGAAAGGTTTTCGCAGCACTTACGGATTTTGGGAAAGTAGTCTTCTCTTAATTTATAGCGGGAATACTCCACAAACGCCATAGCGGTTTCATTCGGCATTTTTATTCCTTTTTCCAAAATATTATTCAACCGGCTTTATGAGTAACTCATGTTACGCGCAAGAAAAAGTTCGAGAAATCTATTATGATCGCCGTTTTGAATCGCGAAAGCAAGAAATAAAAAGAAAATCACGAAAAAAATGACAGTCAACCCGCCGTTAAAACGGCGGGCTATTGTCGTTTGCCCCTTTAAAGGGGCATTTGGCAATAGCCCTGCCTTTCAAGGCTGGGAGATGAAATTTCGCGGCATACGACTCTTTTACGCGTCGAAAGAGACATCATCTTGGAAACCTCAACGCTTCTCTGGATGATTTTTCCGATGGCGTGACAGTATAAGCTGCGTAACATGAGTTATTCATATCAATACTACCTATAAAAACGGGCGGAATCGACCGCCCGTCTTGCGAATTTTAAGCGTAAAACAAATAATCAGGATGCCATTTCCAATACTTTATTGACCAGTTTCTCGATGCCTTCCGCCACTTTGGAAATCGTCGGTCCCAACATATACGCTGGAGTCGTAACGATCCGGTTCTTCTCGTCCACGACGATTTCGCTGACGGAGGCGGGTCTGTTCTCCGAACCCATAGCGCGGATCGAACCGGCGGTGGCGGCGTCTGTTCCGATCGTGAGAACGGCTTTGACGCCTTTGTCCTTCAACGCGAGGGCGACCAAGACCGGCGAGATGCAAATCGCGCCGATAACCTTGCCTTTGGCGTGGGCATCCTGAATGACGCGGGCGGCGTCGGAATCGATTCGGCAAGCGTCCCCATCCACAGCGTAGGTGCAAAGGTTCTTCGCCGCGCCGAAGCCGCCGGGAAAAATCACCGCATCCACGCGCTCCATATTCAGCTGCGAAAGAGGAGCGATATTTCCCCGCGCGATGCGCGCCGATTCGACAAGAACGTTGCGCGTTTCGTTGGCTGGCTGCTGCGCAGCGTGGTCGATGACGTGCATCTGCGGCTTGTCGGGCGCATAGCAGGAGATTTCCGCTCCCGCCCGATCCAGATACAGCAGCGTAAGCACCGCCTCATGGATTTCGCTGCCATCGAAAACTCCGCATCCCGAAAGCGCTACGGCGACTCGCGTCATGATCCTATCCTCCTAGATCGAATGTTTGGCGATTCTTAACTCCAGAAAAAGATCCACGTGACAAGAACGAAGACCGGCAGCAATATGACGCAGGAGTATTTAAACATAAAACCGAAGAAACTGGGCATCGGCGTTCCCGCTTCTTCCGCGATCGAGCGCACCATGAAGTTGGGCGCATTGCCGATATAGGTCATGGCGCCGAAGAACACTGCGCCCGCTGAAATCGCTTGCAAGTAAAGCGGATTTTCAACAAGCAGTTTCTTCACCGCTTCCGCTTCCGGCATTCCAGCGTAGAACTTGCCGAGAGCGCTGGTGAAGAAGGTCAAGTAGGTCGGCGCGTTATCCAGGAAACTGGAAAGGGCGC
Proteins encoded in this window:
- a CDS encoding tetratricopeptide repeat protein; this encodes MTQAKEARTTIYEYEIGRFLELMKENREYAFSRYGLTLLYSLPPEETFALKSEMGWKGKDPLDYYNMGTMECLQGKWKEGMKLFEKAEAAGCGQPELFFNIGVIFEDQKDIPQAKAYYQKYIDAVEKYDDIPKKLQLELDEVRDHLKTL
- a CDS encoding VOC family protein, with product MNVQPYLFFDGRCEEALEFYRNVLDAEILMMMRFKESPDPAMRQSGAPDKVMHSSFRIGETTLMASDGRCQEEPSFHGFSLSITVPDAVKADTLFAALSEGGQIQMPLIQTFFSPKFGMVADRFGVSWMIIVAAAKSS
- a CDS encoding response regulator: MEGQMIGQNEISNRLESQPPLTLIPRNPEGSSRTHSSWIVRFKWAMYLVWTLVVTVQLAYLIYHDFKDVRSIALMEARVHFNKDEAVRRWVARHGGAYVPIDEHTPPNPYLNHITERDIETPSGKRLTLMNPAYVMRQMKQEYSDLYGIAGHLTSLNLLRPQNAPDDWEREALLAFAQGAKELTEFTEINGQPYLRLMRPLYADAGCLKCHSGQVSKAGDLRGGISISLPMSPLLKNMWDGIYSTLLSLGLLWALGIGGISLSARSLIKRSRERDLAIEELQKHHDHLEELVQERTSEISRANEQLHREISDRVRTERALREQKDLLENTIEALNHPFFVIDARDYSVVLANSAARIYRNAQVGSKCYMFTHKRNEPCNTKEYKCPLAEVIRTKMPVQSEHIHYDANGDPFYIEIHAFPIIDEGGEVCQMIEYGIDITERKRAEVALRESEANLKAAQRIARLGRWELDLVNNRLQWSESIFEIFGIDPVIFGASYEAFLEAIHPDDREIVNRAYIESVKNKTPYEITHRLLMKDGQIKWVNESCQTEYDQQGQAIRSIGIVQDITERKLIENAQSFLLQLGLSASGEDFFEALARYLAETMNMDYVCINRLSGDCLSAQTVAIYCDGRIEDNVSYTLKDTPCDEVAGKTICCYPKDVRHLFPKDAALQELGAESYVGTTLWSCEGKPIGLIAVIGRQPFANPKPAESMLKSIAVYAASELERREAEAEIRHLSSFPELNPNPVVEFDREGEILYINKSAKSILARWNLTDPRAFFPSDIKEILTAFAEGSATQFQREIRINGLTFSGIFHFTPEFNSVRLYAHDITERKKAEEEVGILSRAVEQSPAALVITDIKGNIEYANPKFFRLTGYDPREIIGQNPRLLKSGVHSREFYEELWSTILSGNDWRGEICNKKKNGELYWVDASISPFRNSLGEITHFLSVKEEITERKEMEAFLKQAKEKAEEATRAKSDFLANMSHEIRTPMNGIIGMTELLLETPLNEAQKEYASKILASMESLMTIINDILDFSKIEAGKLSLESTPFDLEKVVEEVINLFRLPAIQKNVELIVHYGAQAPNIFIGDPGRIRQILVNLTGNAVKFTRQGSVLLDVRSQELLPEKERLHFSIQDTGIGIPSDKLNVVFDKFSQADSSTTRMFGGTGLGLSICKHLVEIMGGSIEVFSELGKGTTFAFSLELPVIKENLETFAEKSGVICDSVLIVDDNEINRRIYSKYLSQWNIRHRAAATGEEALEILRGAREKHESFELAIIDRQMPGMDGEALGRAIQADEALRGLRMIMFSSTGDKKDEQRMKQLGFESYWNKPVTRSVFFNAIQTAGGVRKKPESVESQERFAPGEKIRNLRILLVEDNKFNQQVALGFLERFGYQADVAEDGREALEKWEKNSYNLVFMDVHMPVMDGYSTTREIRLREKGNRSTVIVAMTANAMKGDREKCLAAGMDDYIAKPMRMREMRSVIEKYYYPSASVERQALRDGLAADESATVRENIKESESAVFVLSEALKCVSGNFSRLRKMIEIALKDIPIQIQFLTEALEQGEREAAERRAHTIKGEAANIGAQQLRWKAQEIEQFAAAGDMISAAKELTALRDEFRQAREAIEKTDWEHHENQ
- a CDS encoding glycosyltransferase family 2 protein, with protein sequence MNRPAANAPSVYLSVILPVYNEAENLKPLHEALTGALDGLNRPYEIVYCDDGSDDASAAVLRELAAGNPKMKVIVLRRNFGQTAAIAAGIDAAQGEILILMDADFQNDPRDIPKLLARLEEGYDIVSGWRRRRRDPYLTKVLPSRAANWFISLLTGVKLHDHGCTLKAYRREALSPVSLYGEMHRFITLYGYWQGAKVGEVEVEHHRRTRGKSKYSIIKTFKVLLDLPLLVLLGSYLTRPMHFFGAIGLFFQSAAGICALDVLYEKYIEHDKASNNPLLLLAVFFALVGVQIIMIGLLAELITRVYHESRGKKTYVIRETINLPFTDEDRT
- a CDS encoding DinB family protein; the encoded protein is MPNETAMAFVEYSRYKLREDYFPKIRKCCENLSEEDVWRRPNEHSNSVGNILLHLCGNLRQWIIHGLGGVEDVRNRPQEFAERSPIPKAQLLAKLEGTLKEVDETLARFDLSRLLEKKTVQGFAETNLTVVYHVVEHFAQHLGQISYITKMLCDVDLKYFHL
- the elbB gene encoding isoprenoid biosynthesis glyoxalase ElbB — protein: MTRVAVALSGCGVFDGSEIHEAVLTLLYLDRAGAEISCYAPDKPQMHVIDHAAQQPANETRNVLVESARIARGNIAPLSQLNMERVDAVIFPGGFGAAKNLCTYAVDGDACRIDSDAARVIQDAHAKGKVIGAICISPVLVALALKDKGVKAVLTIGTDAATAGSIRAMGSENRPASVSEIVVDEKNRIVTTPAYMLGPTISKVAEGIEKLVNKVLEMAS